A segment of the Nitrospiria bacterium genome:
GAGGGCCTCGACGGCAACACCGATGGAAAATCCATATTCCAATCCATTCTGGAATACCACACTGTGGGGCGCCCATGAGCGGTCGGGTCATTCCTCCGGAGGGGGTGGAACAGCATGGTTTGACCCGGGAGGAGTATCAAAAAATCCTTTCTCTGTTGGGCCGGGAACCTAATCGGCTTGAGTTGGGTCTGTTCTCGGTCATGTGGAGCGAGCACTGCAGCTATAAGAGTTCGAAGGTCCATCTGAAAAAGCTTCCCACAACCGGGACGCGCGTCGTACAGGGTCCCGGTGAAAACGCGGGCGCCGTGGACATCGGCGACGGCCTCGTCGCCGTATTCAAGATCGAAAGTCACAACCATCCCTCGTACATCGAACCCTACCAGGGCGCCGCGACCGGCGTCGGCGGGATACTGCGGGACATCTTCACCATGGGAGCGCGGCCGGTTGCGCTTTTAAATTCCCTTCGATTGGGGCCTCTGGAAAGCCCGAAAAACCGTTACCTTCTTGAGGGCGTGGTTTCCGGAATCGCCGGCTACGGAAACTGCATGGGAATTCCCACCGTCGGGGGCGAGATCTACTTCAATGAGATCTATAATCAGAATCCGCTCGTCAATGTTTTCTGCCTGGGCATCGCCCACAAGGATCGGATCTTCCGGGCGTCGGCCCGGGGCGTCGGAAACACGGTAATCTATATCGGCTCCAAAACCGGTCGCGACGGAATCCACGGGGCGACTATGGCCTCGGAAAGCTTCGATGAATCAATCGAAGACCGGCGCCCGACGGTCCAGGTCGGCGATCCGTTCACCGAGAAATTGTTGCTGGAAGCCTGTCTGGAGATCATGAAGGGGGAGCTGATCGTCGGGATCCAGGACATGGGCGCGGCCGGACTCACCAGTTCATCGGTCGAAATGGCCAGCAGAGGGGGAACGGGCATCGAGCTGGAACTGTCCCGCGTCCCGCGGCGCGAGGAGGGAATGACTCCTTATGAGGTCATGCTTTCTGAATCCCAGGAACGGATGCTCCTGGTCGCCAAGCCCGGACTCGAAAAGGAAATCCTCAGCATCTGCGAGAGGTGGGACCTGGACGCGGCCGCCATCGGACGTGTGACGGACACACGGCGGCTGGTCATCAAGGAAGAAGGGCGAACCGTCGCCGATATCCCGATCCGCGCCCTTACCGACGACGCTCCCGTCTATGAACGGCCGATGCAGATCCCGCCGTATCTCGACGCCCTCCAGGGCATCAACCTGGAGCTGCTTCCACAGCCCTCGGATTTCGGCGCCGTGCTTATGAAATTGCTGCAATCGCCGACGATCGCGAACA
Coding sequences within it:
- the purL gene encoding phosphoribosylformylglycinamidine synthase subunit PurL; amino-acid sequence: MSGRVIPPEGVEQHGLTREEYQKILSLLGREPNRLELGLFSVMWSEHCSYKSSKVHLKKLPTTGTRVVQGPGENAGAVDIGDGLVAVFKIESHNHPSYIEPYQGAATGVGGILRDIFTMGARPVALLNSLRLGPLESPKNRYLLEGVVSGIAGYGNCMGIPTVGGEIYFNEIYNQNPLVNVFCLGIAHKDRIFRASARGVGNTVIYIGSKTGRDGIHGATMASESFDESIEDRRPTVQVGDPFTEKLLLEACLEIMKGELIVGIQDMGAAGLTSSSVEMASRGGTGIELELSRVPRREEGMTPYEVMLSESQERMLLVAKPGLEKEILSICERWDLDAAAIGRVTDTRRLVIKEEGRTVADIPIRALTDDAPVYERPMQIPPYLDALQGINLELLPQPSDFGAVLMKLLQSPTIANKRWVYRQYDHMVRTNTVIRPGFEAAVVRIKGTRKALALTVDGNSRYGVLNPYRGGVIAVCEAARNIVCAGGRPIGLTDCLNFANPERPEVMWQFALSVEGIADACRELEIPVVSGNVSFYNETNGLGIYPTPIVGVVGLIEEVERTVRPGFRDEGDRVVLLGQTKEELGGTEYLSRIHSREGGLPPLLDLSAEKAVQKCCLDGIEAGIIKSAHDCSEGGLAIALAEAVMMSETASERASGSSWGATVVLPDLPIRRDAHLFGESQSRIIVTVAEDRLPELEQRCAEHGVSMAVIGRVEGQRLTIRAEGDSRPLIDLPLEEMRTAWEGTIESYFQEGQTER